The following is a genomic window from candidate division WOR-3 bacterium.
CTTCGCGACGCTCCATAGAAATATTGATTAAAATATTGGAGCATCAGATAGCAATCGGTGCCGAAGCAACTGGAAAGGTGGATGGCACAGCATATGACGGCGCAATCTTATCATTGGGTGTCATTGGAGATGAGGGTGCAGTACCGGTTTTGAAAAGGGCACTCGCTGATTCAAATCAGATTCAGGCAAGAAGGCTCGCTGCCTGGTCTTTATGGATGCTTGAAGACAAAAGCGGCATACCGGTGATGGTGAAAGATGGACACTGGGATGATTTAAAAGTAATGGCAGACCCCTATATCGTGCCTTATGTAGTTTCATTACTTGAAACCAGTGATGAAGATACGAAAATCTCAATTATTAAATTATTGAATGAAATAGGTAGCACTGATGCAATACAGACACTAATTAAATTTTACGAAAATCCTGAAGTACCAGATAGTATAAAAGATTATATTGCAATCCTACTCGCACAAAATGGCGAGGAAAAGGGATTGCCAAGAATTTGTTCAATCCTCAGTGATACATTAAAACAAGACATTTTTAGAATGGTGAATTGGAGAGATGCACTTTATGCATTATCTTTTATTGATAAAAATGAAACATTTAAGCCCATGTTGTACAATCTTCTAAACTATATAGAAAATAATCCGGGAGTCCCTCCATTGTATAAAAGAATATATAAAGCCCTTGCGGTTATAAACCTCATACTTGCAGGAGAAAAGATTGATGTAAAAAAGACCATAGGGATTTCTGAGACAGAAATTTTGTTAGAATATCCAAAATTTTCAAAAAAATTAAAGAAATATCTTAAACCTTCAGTAGCCGAATTTATAGAGATTTTGTCCAAAAAACCAGATTATCACGAAAGCATTTTACATTCATTGCCGGAAATATTCACACCAACGGATATTGCCGGTATCGAAGCGGAATTCACAAAATATCATTTCTCTGAAGAGATAAGGGCAGATTTTTATTTGAAATTAGCGTTTTTATTTCAGTCAAAAAAGGATTACGCAAAAGAAGAAAAATATGCCCGATTGGCATTGGAGAATGCCTATAGAACGAATAGCCCCTACTGGATATTACAATCATTATGGCTTCTTGCCGATGCCTGTATGTATAATGCAAAATACACCGATGCTGAGAAACTTCTGAAAGAGGCAGTAGAGATATGTAGCCACCTGTCCGATGATGAAAGACATGATTTTGATATAAAATTCCCTGATGCCTATACTTATTATCTACTGGGGGAATTAAATTTAAAACGCAAGAATTATAAAGAGGCGATTAAGAATTTTGAGAGTGCCCGTAATGAAATTAATTATCGTGCGTCTATTAAACTTGTGGAATTTATGTCCCAGAGAGAGCCAAGGGATAGGTTAAAGGCGATGATCGCTTCAGGTGTTGGGGTCTGTCATACGGAACTGGGCAAAGGTGCATTCAAAGAAGCGGTTGAGGGGTTTGAAAAGGTTGGTGCGACCAATATTCGTGAGCAGGAGAGCAGGGACCGGGCATATTATGGTTTGATTCGTTCTGCGGTTGCGGATGGCAATTATGAAGAGGCACAACGATTGACTGAAAAGTTGATATTAATAAAGATGAATGAAGACTTTGAAAGAATGGAGGTCAACCCGGTGAATCCCGAGCGTAAAAAAGAAATGGAAGAATTAAAAAAGCGAAAAAAAGAGATAGAAGAAATGAAACGGGAACTTCAGAAAGAAGAAAAGCAGGGCGTAGTAGCAGATACAATAATCCAGAAAAAAACCCGGGAGTTCAAGAAGTATATCCATAAATTAAAGACGGAGAATCCCAAGTTATTTACGATTGTGAATGCCGAGCCATCAAATTTAAAAGAACTGCAGGATATGGGGATAATTCCTGAGAATATGGCGATTTTGCAGTATCTGCTTGGTGAGGAAGAGTTGTATATCTTTATCGTGAAGGCGTATGATTTATTTATCAAAAAAGTTTCGGTAAAGCAGACAAAGATCGCGGGATTGATAGATGAGTATCGCACGCTGATAAAAAATCGTGCTCCAATGGATGATATAGATGAGTACGCAAATGAGTTATACAAGTATCTTATTGAGCCGGTAGAGTCTGAAATTTCCGGGGTTGAGATTATTGGTATTATTCCGAATCAGCAGTTGTATTATCTGCCCTTTTCGGCACTAAAAAAGGCGAAAGAAAAAAGTTTCCTTGGAGAGAAATACAAGATTTTCTATATCAATTCTACGAGTCTGTTAGGGATTGTGGCACAGCAAGCGGGTTGTGATATTGCAAGTGCATCCTTTATTGCCTTTGCGAATGCGGATGGTTCTTTGCCTGAGGCGGAGACAGAAGTAAAAAATATTTCTAATTTATATTCTGATATATTGGCATTGTATCGAGATAAGGCGGTAAAGGATAGCGTTTTCAAAACTTCGGGTTGTCAGATATTGCACTTTGCGACCCATGGTGTTGCGGTGCCTTATGATCCGACCTCTTCGTATTTGGTTTTGGCGCCGAGGGGTGAGAAGGGGCAATTAAAGGTAGAAGAGATCTGGGGATTGGACTTAAAGGATTGTCCGTTGGTAGTGTTATCGGCGTGTGAGACTGCGGAAGGAAAACTTATTGCGGGTGATGAGGTAGTGAGTCTGGCATTTGGTTTTATCTATGCGGGTAGTTCAAGTTGTCTTGCGACTTTATGGGAGGTTGCGAGTCAATCAACTGCGGAGCTGATGCAGGAGTTTCATAAGAATTTGAAAAATGGTAAGAGCAGGATACGGGCATTACAGGATGCGCAGATTTCTCTGCTCAAAAATCCCAAGACTTCCCATCCCTTCTTCTGGGCACCGTTTGTATTGATAGGGGATTGGCGATGATTTTCGTTCAAAAGATCTCCTATCCCACAAAGGGAGAGGGATTTTATATATCCTAGGAGGTATCTATGAAAAGATATAAACGATCTCCAAACTTTTCGGGTTTATCCCGGATGATGCTTTTGGTGGTTTTGGTTTCCGCTGCAGGGTTATTATTTGCCCAGACACTTCCAAATTTACCAGAGCTTATTCCATATCGTAAAGGTGATAAGTGGGGATTCTGTGATAGGAATGAGAAGATAGTAATAGAATGTAAGTATGATGGTGCATTGAGTTTTTCCGAAGGACTCGCAGGTGTTAAACTAAATGATAAATGGGGCTTTATAGATAAAACGGGTAAAGAGGCGGTCCTCCCAAAATATGATTTGGTAAGGAATTTCTCTGAGGGATTGGCGGCTATAAAATCGGATGGCAAATGGGGATATGTAGATAAAACCGGAAAAATGATAATTCCACCCCGATATGATGGAGCCTGGAATTTTTCCGAAGGTCTGGCGGTGATTGAATTGAATGGGAAATGTGGCTATATCGATAAAAGAGGTAAAGAGGTGATACCAATAAAATACGATCGTGCTTTTCCTTTTTCCGAAGGTAAAGCAGTGGTTGCAGTTGGGGACCTAAGTGCCAGATATGGTTATGTTGATAAGACAGGTAAGGAGGTAATTTCCTTAAGATATAATAATGCCTTGCCTTTTTCCAAGGGGCGTGCATTAGTGCAATTGAATAATAAATGGGGATATATCGATGCCAATGAAAATGAGCAGTGGGAAGGTGTATCTTCCAGTTATAACATATTTGATGTGGTGAGCTATGGAAAATATGCCGAAAGGTTCAGGGTGGAACTTGATATTCAAACGCTTTATAATGTTGCAAAATGGGAACAGATTGAGAAGTTCATAAATTCAAATAAAGACTTTTTTTATAATTTGGGTATAATTAGTATTGAATCAAAAGGCGATGTTAGATATTTGCAGAACTTGTTGAATGAAAAATTAAAATTTCTTGGATTTATTATCGAGACTGATGGGATCTTTGGAGTTGAGCTGTATGCCGCTTTAGAGATGTTGATAAAGATGAGAAAATTAGGTTTAGAAAATGTTAAAAATGTGGAAGAGTTACAAAAAGAATTGAACACGAGAATAAGCGAACAGGGAGCGCAAGATACCCTAAAAATAGATGGAATATTTACGAGCAAAACTATGGAGATAATAGAAGATCTTTCAAAAATACAGGATGATAAAACAAAATGATTATTAAACCTGAAGCAATTAATTTGAAAATAAGGAGGAAGTTATGAAAATTCTAAAACAAATTTCTTTTTTTTCGAGTTTATCCCGAGTGGTTAATTCAATGTTTTTTATTACCCATGCCGGCATCTTATTTGCTCAAACCATTGTTTCGCAACCACCCGAACTTATTCCTTATCGCAAAGGCGATAAATGGGGATTCTGTGATAGGAATAAGAAGATAGTGATTGAATGCAAATATGATAATGTCTGGAAATTTGATGAAAAAACGGGTCTGGCAATGGTGGAAAGAAATGAAAAATTTGGATACATTGATAAATTGGGAAAAGAAGTTGTGCAATTGAAATATGATGAAGTAGGTTGGTTCGCCGAGGGATTGTTTGTGGCACGATTACAGGATAAATTTGGTTTCGTGAATAGTGAAGGGCAGGAGGTCATTCCGCCTCAATATGAGGAGGCGATTGGATTTTCTGATGGTCTTGCCGCTGTGAAACTCAATGGCCGCTGGGGCTATATTGATAAAACGGGTAAGGTTGTAATTCCTTTTAATTTTGATATTGCAGAGAGTTTCATCAAGGGTGTGGCACGGGTTAATATTAACGGAAATTACACTTATATAAACAGGGATGGAAATTCAATTCTGCCAGATGACTGCTGGGAGGATCGTCATCGTAATTCTTATTTTGGTGATTATATAATCGTTTACAAAGAAATGGTTGATGAATATGGATATAGAGAGATAAAATATGGATTGTTCAATAAACAAGGGCATAAAGTTTTACCTTGTGAATTTGACCTTATTGAATCAATTTCCGAAGGTAGGATAATTTTTTTCAAGGAATACATGTTGGGAATTGCGGATACAAACGGAAAGATAATCCTTGAACCCAAATATAATGATGATGACCATTATATTGCTGAAGAAGAATATAAATTTTCTGATGGTATGATGCGGATATGGCAGGATGGAAAATATGGGTTTATAAATAGAATGGGAAAAGAGACCATTCCGCCTAAATATGATGATGCACACCATTTTTTTGAGGGATTGGCCGCGGTGAAGTTAAATGATAGATGGGGCTTTGTAGATACCACGGGTAAAGAAGTGATTCCGTTGAAATACGATTTTGTTCATAATTTCTCTCAAGGATTGGCACCAATCGGCAAAGGTAAAAAATATGGATTGATTAACAAAAAAGGTGAAGAAATCGCCAAACCGATATATGAAGAGATTGGCTTGGTTGGCAATGTAATCGCATTAAAACAAAACAAATGGGGTTTTATTGATAAAACAGGCAAAATTGTGCAAAATTTTCAATATGATGATATAAAAATATATGAAGATGGATATGCGGGAGTATTAAAGAGTGGTCTATGGGGGATTGTTGATGGAAATGGGAAGGAAATTGTATCGCCGAAATACGAACAACTGCCGGGTGTGGAAGATGGATATTTATATACCGACCAGAAATTATTTTATGAAAATATTGCGCGTGTTTCAAAAAATGAACTCTGGGGCTTTATTGATATTATGGGTAAAGAAATTGTCCCTCCTAAATATGAATCTGCTCATGACTTCAGTCAGGGGCTTGCCGAAGTAGTTTTTGAAGGTAAGAGTGGTTTTATTGATGCCCTGGGCACTGAGTACTGGAAATAGTAATTTTTATGTTAAACTTCTTGTTTTTGCTGTTATTTAGTCAGGCAAATCTAAAAGAAAAAGCCGATAGCCTTGATAAAATAGTTGCCGAGCAGATAAAATCCGGCGATTTTGAAAATGCCCTTAAAACTGCTGAAGAATTGCTCACGGTGTATGAAAAAATAGGTGAGAAGAAAAATATCTCGGATTGCCTGGCAACGATTGGTTTTATCTATGGAAAGCTCAATGATTTTGATAAGGCATCAGAATTGTATAATCAGTCACTGGAGATTAAAAATGCAATTGCTGATTCAGCTGGAATCCTCGAGGTTCTATTCTTGAGTGGTGTTTTATACAAAGATTTCAAAAGATTCAAAGAATCCGCTTCTAATTTCGAAACGGCACTTTTGCTTGCTGAGAAATTAAAACAAATCTCTTTAAAAAAATCCATTGTCTTTGGTTTGGCACAAGATTATTTTGAAATTGGTGAGATATTTCTAAAAGAAGAAGAAAAGGATTCCGCCGAATACTATTATCTAAAGGCGATAGATAATGCAAAAATCGTAAATGATACTATCACATTAATTCAGGTATACCATTCGCTCGGTGCAACTTATGTCTATCTTTTTAATGACTCACACCGAGGTCGTAAGGCATACCTTAATGCATTACAATTGTATCATATTATCAAAGACCGAGAAGGTGAGGTTGATCTTCTCAATGATTTATGCGAATCATATTTTGTAATACCAGATCATAGCATTGCCTCGGGTATTGAGTATGGTAAGAAGGCTTTATCCCTTGCCGATTCAATAGATTATTTAGATGGTTATTCGACAGCATCAGAAAACCTCGGTGATTTGCACCGGATTTTAGATAATTTCTATCAATCTGCCGAATATTATAATCAATGCCTTGAGACATTGAAAAAAATAAATGACAATTGGACCATGGCACGCATTTTATATAAAATTTCAAGATTGTATTTTGAGTATATGCCAGCAGATACAACCTTGAAAATATGTCGCATCGGTCAAAATGTTGCTCAGGAATCAAATAATCAGGATTATTTAAAACTGATTCTTGGCATTGAATATCTTGTTCATAGCCGAAGATATGATTATGATAATGCAATCAAGACGAAAGAGAAATTGCTTGATATTTATCGTTCTGAAGATAATACAAAAGAATTAGTAAATACGCTTATTGACTTAGCAAATGCCTACTTGAATAAAGATGATTATAAAAAATTTAAGACCTTGTATACCCAAACGGAAACCCTTATTCAAGAAATAAATTATATTGAAGGTGAAGTAAAAATACTGATGTTAAAGGGCGAGTATTATTTAAAGAATGAAAAAACAGATTCACTTATTGCTTTGGCAGATATTATTTTTCCGAAATTATCAAAAGTTGAAGATAAAGAGTTGATTTCTGATGTTTACAACTGGCTAAGCTCGGTTGCATTTGTGATTGGGGATTTTAAAAAATCAATAGAATTATTGGAAAATGGTTTAAAGATTATTGATGGGGCAATATCAGCAATTAATACCCGAGACCAGATTGCAATTATTAAAAAGCAGAGTTTATATTCGGCAAAATCTTATCTTCTTTTAAATACAGGTGTTCTTTATCAAAGCATTGGTTTTTTGCAGAAGGCAGAAGAATTTTATAAGAAGGCAATAAAAATAGCCAGAGAAGAGACAGGGGAAAAAGATTTTACAAAATTCCATACCAACCTTGCCCTGGTTTATCTACAAACCGGCGACTACGAGCAATTCAATAACTATTTAAATGATGTAGAAATGGAGAATTTTAAAAATCAAAATACTGAGGGGCAGGCGTTCGTGCTACAATTGCGCAGTATTGAAATGATAAAAAAAGGTCAGTGGAAAAAGGCAATTGAATTCCTTAAAAGGGTAGATAGTTTAAAAAGCAAGCCGAATCTTTTGTATCCATTCCTCCTCGGCATTGCCTATCGCGGCGATGGTGATTATAAAAATTCTTTATTAATGTTTAACAGGGCACTAAAATCACCAGAAACGTCATACTCGCCACAATTGCAAGGGATTATTATGACCGAAATCGGAAGTGTATCCCTTGCCCTGAACGATTTGAATAATGCAAGATGGTTTTTTGAATCGGCGCGTAAAAGTTTTGATATAATAGACACAACATATAATACAGTTGAACTGGAAATGGGGTGGGCAGCCCTTGCCCTTAAAAACAAAGATACAATTAACGCCATTCCCCATTATAAAAAGGCAATCCAGATTGTGGAACGGGTTTCCGCAAATTTATCAAATGATTTAATGAAGGTCGCGCTTGCCAGTAGTGGTGTGAGCGCCTATGAAAAGCTCATTGAGATTATGCTTGCCCGAAAGGATTATGCCGAGGCATTCAATTACTCAGAGCGAAGCCGTGGTCGGGCATTCCTGGATTTGCTTGGGACCGCCGAATTAAAGTTGAAACCCGACAATAGGCTTTATATGAATGAAATAAAAGAGAAAGAGACGAAACTTGCCTTTTTAAGTGGTGATTTAAAGATTGGAGAAAAGAAGATTTCAGGACCAGAAATAAAGGATATTCAATCAAAGATTATAGAGATAAGAAAAGAGATAGAGAGGACTAGACCGGAGATTGCTTCTTTTGTTTCGGTTCAGGCAGTGGGTTTAAAAGAACTTCAGAATTTAATAAAAAACGAAATTATAATTGAATATTATTTTATTGGCGAAGAAGGTTATGTATTCTTAATCAGCAATTCAAATATTGAAGTTTTTAATCTCACAAAAAGATACTCTGAAATTTCAAATCTTTGTGAATATTTTCGGTCTTCTTTGATGAAAACACAACCACCTTTTGATCAAGAATTTTATGAACCAGCAAATGAATTATACAACATTCTGATTGCACCGATAATCGATAGAATCACCAATCATAAAACATATGTTGTTCCTTATGGTGTGCTCCATTATCTGCCGTTTAATGCCCTTTATGATGGAAAAAATTTTCTTATTGAGAACACAGAAGTCTGTTATCTACCCAGTGCCAGTGCATTAAAATTTCTTCGGAGTGAACCCGATAAAAAAGAAGACAAAAAACAATTCTTGGGCATTGCCAATCCGGACCTTGGTGATACAGCATTATCGCTCAAATTTGCAGAAGAAGAAGTAAAAACGATTGCCCCGCTTTTTATTGCCAGCAAGGTTTTCTACAAAGGTGAGGCATCAGAAGGTAAAGTTGTATCATACGGCAAAGATTATGATATCATCCATTTTGCCTGTCATGGTATATTCAATGAGAGTAAACCACTTTATTCGGCGTTGTTATTGTCAAAAGATAGAGAAAATGATGGTAGACTTCAGGCTTACGAACTTTTTGGAATTGAATTGAAAGAGGCAGATTTAATTGTCCTCAGTGCCTGCCAGACCGCGCTTGCCCGTTTGACAAAAGGTGAGGATTTGATTGGATTATCAAGGGGATTTTTCTATGCCGGAACTCCATCGCTTGTGGCAAGTTTATGGAAGGTAGATGACCAATCCACCGGATATTTGATGTCACAATTTTATAAAAATTTGAATAGGGGAATGGATAAGGCGGTAGCATTAAAGAATGCACAAATTGTAACGAAAGAAAAATTCCCCCACCCCTTCTTCTGGGCACCGTTTATATTGATAGGGGACTGGCGATGAGATTTTCCCAAAATTCCTTTTTTCTATTTGTCGTTAACCGCTATACCGGTAAAATTATTCAAAAAATTAAACTTGATAGTGCCCCGGAGACGATGATTGTAAAAGGTAAAAAACTCTATGTTCGGACATACAATCGCGATTATATCTTTGCAATAAAAGAGGGAATGTAGTATCTTGATAAAATGCTGCCATTTCATGATTGTTTTTTGCAAGATAATTACCAATTGGTAAGTTTTCTTGACAGGAATAAAGGGAGACAATATTGATTGATGAAAAATCTCCACCTCCCCAAATTAATGCAGTAAGGAGACCTTCAAATGATATTGTGCCTGACCAGGGGGCTAATCTAAAGAAAGATATTATTTTCCGAATGGAAGCAAAGGCAAATTATTTGATTTTTACGAATCTCGGTGGCATCATCTTGGGGGGGATATTGTTATTTATTCTCTTGTCTTTACGCAATTTATATACCACTGCCATTTTTCTTATCGGGTTTGTCATACTGGTACTTTATATGGTGATAGATTTTCTTATCTGGTTGCAAAGGGGAATCAGGGCTATTGAGATAGATAAAAGCGGAATAAATTTCTACCGGGGGAAAGAAAGAAGACTGGTTAGGATTAATAAAGAACAAATAACTGGTATTGATTTTTTTACAAAACTGGGTCGGCGCATAGTTACAATTATGATTGGAGGCAAGGTAATAAAGCCTACAGCATATA
Proteins encoded in this region:
- a CDS encoding WG repeat-containing protein, with protein sequence MKRISLMVKRRGIFTFGLLFLGIILCIPLFGEDSKNEPDYLKRLSYWLEQAKYAEKWLYIDMNGNVLDEKKFENVYGSFDSGYVKVYKNGKWGLCDTAGKIIIEPKFDDIESFREGLARIKIGDKYGFVDMSGKIVIEPKFDAATYFSEGLAGVLIGNKCGFIDKTGRLVIETKFDEVYNFRETLALVRIDTLYGFIDRNGEWVIKPVYDDCYYFSEGLAAGKKKDKWGYIDKEGRVVIDFKFDNAYPFSENRALVLMDQKYFFVNKEGKPVIETQDYETMGIYFNEGLNFIQIDEKWGFIDTTGKIIIEPKFDSVINFSEGLAVVKIKDKLGYIDKTGKIVIEPEYHYAYNFKSKIALVKIDNRRVICDSIADILEHIPKDESNQAVKLILQSLNEGDNAYTLLSDLLFIGWDLTYFIGKNIHYGNNDLGNGIFSLIKNYKSIKDKIHKRLQTESLNRAIDIDSALQTYEYNLNVLCYQLSSMIKSVFGSGAVQILFDLAMNMELPEGLREHFCELIAEFHNKDDFEKLLNIVKGFENKSRFINVLCKTGDERAIDYILPYLETNERDIAWGLRYIPSRRSIEILIKILEHQIAIGAEATGKVDGTAYDGAILSLGVIGDEGAVPVLKRALADSNQIQARRLAAWSLWMLEDKSGIPVMVKDGHWDDLKVMADPYIVPYVVSLLETSDEDTKISIIKLLNEIGSTDAIQTLIKFYENPEVPDSIKDYIAILLAQNGEEKGLPRICSILSDTLKQDIFRMVNWRDALYALSFIDKNETFKPMLYNLLNYIENNPGVPPLYKRIYKALAVINLILAGEKIDVKKTIGISETEILLEYPKFSKKLKKYLKPSVAEFIEILSKKPDYHESILHSLPEIFTPTDIAGIEAEFTKYHFSEEIRADFYLKLAFLFQSKKDYAKEEKYARLALENAYRTNSPYWILQSLWLLADACMYNAKYTDAEKLLKEAVEICSHLSDDERHDFDIKFPDAYTYYLLGELNLKRKNYKEAIKNFESARNEINYRASIKLVEFMSQREPRDRLKAMIASGVGVCHTELGKGAFKEAVEGFEKVGATNIREQESRDRAYYGLIRSAVADGNYEEAQRLTEKLILIKMNEDFERMEVNPVNPERKKEMEELKKRKKEIEEMKRELQKEEKQGVVADTIIQKKTREFKKYIHKLKTENPKLFTIVNAEPSNLKELQDMGIIPENMAILQYLLGEEELYIFIVKAYDLFIKKVSVKQTKIAGLIDEYRTLIKNRAPMDDIDEYANELYKYLIEPVESEISGVEIIGIIPNQQLYYLPFSALKKAKEKSFLGEKYKIFYINSTSLLGIVAQQAGCDIASASFIAFANADGSLPEAETEVKNISNLYSDILALYRDKAVKDSVFKTSGCQILHFATHGVAVPYDPTSSYLVLAPRGEKGQLKVEEIWGLDLKDCPLVVLSACETAEGKLIAGDEVVSLAFGFIYAGSSSCLATLWEVASQSTAELMQEFHKNLKNGKSRIRALQDAQISLLKNPKTSHPFFWAPFVLIGDWR
- a CDS encoding WG repeat-containing protein, which produces MKRYKRSPNFSGLSRMMLLVVLVSAAGLLFAQTLPNLPELIPYRKGDKWGFCDRNEKIVIECKYDGALSFSEGLAGVKLNDKWGFIDKTGKEAVLPKYDLVRNFSEGLAAIKSDGKWGYVDKTGKMIIPPRYDGAWNFSEGLAVIELNGKCGYIDKRGKEVIPIKYDRAFPFSEGKAVVAVGDLSARYGYVDKTGKEVISLRYNNALPFSKGRALVQLNNKWGYIDANENEQWEGVSSSYNIFDVVSYGKYAERFRVELDIQTLYNVAKWEQIEKFINSNKDFFYNLGIISIESKGDVRYLQNLLNEKLKFLGFIIETDGIFGVELYAALEMLIKMRKLGLENVKNVEELQKELNTRISEQGAQDTLKIDGIFTSKTMEIIEDLSKIQDDKTK
- a CDS encoding WG repeat-containing protein, which translates into the protein MKILKQISFFSSLSRVVNSMFFITHAGILFAQTIVSQPPELIPYRKGDKWGFCDRNKKIVIECKYDNVWKFDEKTGLAMVERNEKFGYIDKLGKEVVQLKYDEVGWFAEGLFVARLQDKFGFVNSEGQEVIPPQYEEAIGFSDGLAAVKLNGRWGYIDKTGKVVIPFNFDIAESFIKGVARVNINGNYTYINRDGNSILPDDCWEDRHRNSYFGDYIIVYKEMVDEYGYREIKYGLFNKQGHKVLPCEFDLIESISEGRIIFFKEYMLGIADTNGKIILEPKYNDDDHYIAEEEYKFSDGMMRIWQDGKYGFINRMGKETIPPKYDDAHHFFEGLAAVKLNDRWGFVDTTGKEVIPLKYDFVHNFSQGLAPIGKGKKYGLINKKGEEIAKPIYEEIGLVGNVIALKQNKWGFIDKTGKIVQNFQYDDIKIYEDGYAGVLKSGLWGIVDGNGKEIVSPKYEQLPGVEDGYLYTDQKLFYENIARVSKNELWGFIDIMGKEIVPPKYESAHDFSQGLAEVVFEGKSGFIDALGTEYWK
- a CDS encoding CHAT domain-containing protein: MLNFLFLLLFSQANLKEKADSLDKIVAEQIKSGDFENALKTAEELLTVYEKIGEKKNISDCLATIGFIYGKLNDFDKASELYNQSLEIKNAIADSAGILEVLFLSGVLYKDFKRFKESASNFETALLLAEKLKQISLKKSIVFGLAQDYFEIGEIFLKEEEKDSAEYYYLKAIDNAKIVNDTITLIQVYHSLGATYVYLFNDSHRGRKAYLNALQLYHIIKDREGEVDLLNDLCESYFVIPDHSIASGIEYGKKALSLADSIDYLDGYSTASENLGDLHRILDNFYQSAEYYNQCLETLKKINDNWTMARILYKISRLYFEYMPADTTLKICRIGQNVAQESNNQDYLKLILGIEYLVHSRRYDYDNAIKTKEKLLDIYRSEDNTKELVNTLIDLANAYLNKDDYKKFKTLYTQTETLIQEINYIEGEVKILMLKGEYYLKNEKTDSLIALADIIFPKLSKVEDKELISDVYNWLSSVAFVIGDFKKSIELLENGLKIIDGAISAINTRDQIAIIKKQSLYSAKSYLLLNTGVLYQSIGFLQKAEEFYKKAIKIAREETGEKDFTKFHTNLALVYLQTGDYEQFNNYLNDVEMENFKNQNTEGQAFVLQLRSIEMIKKGQWKKAIEFLKRVDSLKSKPNLLYPFLLGIAYRGDGDYKNSLLMFNRALKSPETSYSPQLQGIIMTEIGSVSLALNDLNNARWFFESARKSFDIIDTTYNTVELEMGWAALALKNKDTINAIPHYKKAIQIVERVSANLSNDLMKVALASSGVSAYEKLIEIMLARKDYAEAFNYSERSRGRAFLDLLGTAELKLKPDNRLYMNEIKEKETKLAFLSGDLKIGEKKISGPEIKDIQSKIIEIRKEIERTRPEIASFVSVQAVGLKELQNLIKNEIIIEYYFIGEEGYVFLISNSNIEVFNLTKRYSEISNLCEYFRSSLMKTQPPFDQEFYEPANELYNILIAPIIDRITNHKTYVVPYGVLHYLPFNALYDGKNFLIENTEVCYLPSASALKFLRSEPDKKEDKKQFLGIANPDLGDTALSLKFAEEEVKTIAPLFIASKVFYKGEASEGKVVSYGKDYDIIHFACHGIFNESKPLYSALLLSKDRENDGRLQAYELFGIELKEADLIVLSACQTALARLTKGEDLIGLSRGFFYAGTPSLVASLWKVDDQSTGYLMSQFYKNLNRGMDKAVALKNAQIVTKEKFPHPFFWAPFILIGDWR